The nucleotide sequence CTAATCGTCTCTAAAATTAACCGTAGGAGACGTGATCTATACAAGCAGTTATCAGTTGATAAAAAAGAATTGCTTTTAACACGCCGGCGATcaaaaaaacttgaattaaaAAAGGGTTCGACTGTGCTGCTTGAATATACCAAACAAGCTGCTGGGTTTGAGCTGCATACAGAAAAAACTCTGACGATAGTTGAGGCACCATGCATTGCTGGGAAAGGTTAGAAACCGAAAAAGATCTATTCGAACAAAAGACACATCTACATATACACTATTTGTAGACATaaatatatgcatgtatatatgtgTTCTTCGTCGTGATTGTACTTAAATTCAATTTGCTCTTACTAAACATATTTAGATTTCCATATTAGCAGGTATATCTTCAGCTGTGGGGGAAGTAGTTGATTGTCACAAAGGAAAAAATATTACTGATCACTTCTCCATTTTTGAACATGGTACGtgagtaaaaatatatttttttgtagctTGACTGAACTCCCTTTTAATATACTAATTAGAATTATTTGTATGTTAGGTTCAACCTCTGGTGCACCTTGTGACCGACATCATGTAGAGACATCTACTGTCATAAACAAAGGTTTGTCTCAATTTAATCTAGGTTTATCTCAATTTAATCTTATAACACCACCTGCTGCCTCTCTCTTCTCAACACTAATAGGATATATTGTTGCAACTAATATACACAGGTTCTAAATCAAAAATAATAAGTTGGAACTGGAACATTAGAGAACTACCCACTGATGCAACCATTTCAAAAACTGTACCAGATTGTAAATATTGTGGAGCAAAAAGATTTGAATATGAGCCGCCGGCATTTTGTTGTAGCAATGGTTCAGTTAAGTTGACGTCACATGAAATGCCTAATGAACTCTTGAATTTATATTTAGGCAATACCGAAGAATCTGAACACTTCCGTACCTACCTTAGATTATACAACAATATGTTTGCATTTACTTCCCTTGGGGTGCACTATGACAAAGTACTAGCAAAAAAAAAACCAAGGAATTTATACATTTAGAGTACAAGGTCAAATGTATCACTTTATAAATGATTTAATTCCAACAAATCGGCGACCAAGAAATTTACAGTTGTATTTTTacgatgagaatgcagaaatatTAAACTGAATGGCTTTGTCGGATATACTTCGACAATCAATTGTTCATAAGCTAATGAACATACTAAAGATAAATCCTTATTGTATCTTCTTGAAATCTCTAATACATATTCCAGAATTATCAAACTTTTATATTGCATTGAGATGTGGCTCTGGCTTAGATCAACGAGTATATAACCTGCCAACTGTGTCAGAAGTAGCAGCATTATGGCTAGAACAAGAAATGAGCAATAATAGTTTTACACCCCATATTTGAATTTATATTCACAGTAACAAAAGCCAATTAGTAAATTACTATTATGGTTGCTATGATCCTTTGCAATATCCACTTTTATTTCCTTATGGTCAAAACGGCTGGCATTGTGGtattccaaaaattgtacaacctAGAAATAAATTGAGAAAGTGAGCTTACTATGAGACTGAGCAGCTTCCGAGTGTCTCTAACATGTGTTCAATTGATGGACTACTTGATATGGAAGCGGATGTTCTGCAAAGGGGAAACGAAAAAGAAATAATGTTTCTTGTCGTGAATACTACTGTTACAAACTCCAGATGAGAGACAATGAGGAAAACGGAGTTTTACATTCTGGTAGATTATTTCAATAATATTCAGTTGATGAATTCATAAAAGTAGAAACTCAAAGATTAGATTTTGCCTCATTTAACCAAGATTTATTTTGGATTGATGTACTACAAGGACTTTTAGATATCTTGAGACTTGGCAAAAGAGAAGCTTCTAAGATAGGAAAACAAAACTTTCTTCCAACAAGTTTTACGGGTGGTCCGAGAGATATGCGTCAACGTTATATGGATGCTATTGCGTTAGTCCGGCATTTTGGAAAGCCTGATATATTTATGACCATAACATGTAATCCCTCTTGGCCTGAAATAAAGGAACATTTGCTCCCAACAGACGAAACTCAAAATAGGCCTGATTTaattagtcgagtattcagagcAAAGGTAGAAGAGATGAAAACAGATATATTAAAAAGAAGCATATTTGGAAAAGTTGCCGCCTTTATGTACAGTATAGAATTTCAAAAATGCGGTCTTCCACATGCCCATTTTCTTGTTATACTTACTGATGACTACAAATTATTAACGCCCGAGGCTTATGACAAATTTGTTTGTGCTGAGTTGCCTGGCCCTGATACATACTCATACTTACATAAGCTTGTCGTTAAACACATGATGCATGGGACTTGTGGTCATTTAAATCCCACAAATTTATGTATGAAAAGAAATGAGTGCAAATTTAAGTACCCCAAGAGTTTCGCTGATGAGACGACGAAAGGAAAGAACTCATACCCAATTTATAGAAGACGAAATACTGGTAAATCTGTGAAAGTTAGAAAACAATTTCTTGATAACTCATGGGTTGTTCCTTACAACCCCTATCTGCTATGTAAATACAATTGCCATATAAATGTAGAAGTTTGCTCCGATATTAAAGTTGtgaaatatatatacaaatatatctATAAAGGACATGATAAGATATCATTTGGCTTACACGAAGATAACGCAAATATACAAATAGATGAGATAAAAGAGTATCAATCTGCTAGATGGGTGTCACCTCCAGAAGCTATGTGGCGCTTATTTGCGTTTCCTATTAGTGAAATGACTCCGAGTGTTTACCACCTCCCATTACATCTTGATGGACTACAATTTGTCTCTTTTAAAAAAACCAACACAATAGATAGTATCGTGAAAAATCCTATGATCAAGAAGACGATGCTGACAGAATTCTTTTTGATGAATGAAACAAACAAAGATACTAAAGAGCTTAAATTATTGTATAAAGATTTTCCACAACACTTCGTATGGTCATCTAGCTATAAAATGTGGACTCAACGACAACAAGGTCACGTTATTGGCCGGGTTGTAACATGTCATCCAACAGAGGGAGAAAGATATTACCTTAGATTATTACTAATGAATGTGAGAGCACCAAAATCATACAAAGATCTTATAACGGTAAATGAAATATGTTGCGACACATTTAGAGAATCTGCAGAAAAAAGAGGGTTGTTACATTGTGATAACAGCTTGATTGAATGTATGTTAGAGGCTGCATGTTATCAAATGCCTTATAGTTTAAGACGTTTATTTGCTACAATATTAGTATACTGTAGCCCTGACAATCCAAGAGAACTATGGGAACAGTTTGAAGATTCAATGCCGAAGATTTTAAAATCCTAGCCAATATAGCAGCAAAAGATATCCACCTCGCTGGTCTGAATCACATCAATGATATACTACATTCTATGGGTCGTGATATTAATGAATTCAATCTTGTTTCAGAAAATATTACATCTTCGAAAATGGCAAATGAAGCGAAGGAAGCATATTTCGAAAGAAACATCATTGTGGGTAACGAAGATTTGTTGTTACATAGAAAATTTAATACAGAACAGAAAATAGCATACGACATAATCTTGCAAAGAGTATTTGCCAATGAATCAGGAGCATTTTTCATTGATGGT is from Nicotiana tabacum cultivar K326 chromosome 18, ASM71507v2, whole genome shotgun sequence and encodes:
- the LOC142172656 gene encoding uncharacterized protein LOC142172656, translated to MDAIALVRHFGKPDIFMTITCNPSWPEIKEHLLPTDETQNRPDLISRVFRAKVEEMKTDILKRSIFGKVAAFMYSIEFQKCGLPHAHFLVILTDDYKLLTPEAYDKFVCAELPGPDTYSYLHKLVVKHMMHGTCGHLNPTNLCMKRNECKFKYPKSFADETTKGKNSYPIYRRRNTGKSVKVRKQFLDNSWVVPYNPYLLCKYNCHINVEVCSDIKVVKYIYKYIYKGHDKISFGLHEDNANIQIDEIKEYQSARWVSPPEAMWRLFAFPISEMTPSVYHLPLHLDGLQFVSFKKTNTIDSIVKNPMIKKTMLTEFFLMNETNKDTKELKLLYKDFPQHFVWSSSYKMWTQRQQGHVIGRVVTCHPTEGERYYLRLLLMNVRAPKSYKDLITVNEICCDTFRESAEKRGLLHCDNSLIECMLEAACYQMPYSLRRLFATILVYCSPDNPRELWEQFEDSMPKILKS